In one Rhinopithecus roxellana isolate Shanxi Qingling chromosome 1, ASM756505v1, whole genome shotgun sequence genomic region, the following are encoded:
- the CCR1 gene encoding C-C chemokine receptor type 1 has translation MDKVPWNQREAGMETPDTTENYDMITEFDYGDATPCHKVNERAILAQLLPPLYSLVFVIGLVGNLLVVLVLVQYKRLKNMTNIYLLNLAISDLLFLFTLPFLIYYKLMDDWIFGDAMCKVLSGFYYTGLYSEIFFIILLTIDRYLAIVHAVFALRARTVTFSVITSIIIWALAILASSPLMYFSKTQWNISRHSCNLHFPYESFQQWKLFQALKLNLFGLVLPLLVMIICYTGIIKILLRRPNEKKSKAVRLIFVIMIIFFLFWTPYNLTELISVFQEFLFTHPCEQNRQLDLAMEVTEVIANMHCCVNPVIYAFAGERFRKYLRQLFHRRVAVHLVKWLPFLSGDRLERVSSTSPSTGEHEFSAGL, from the exons ATGGACAAAGTCCCTTGGAACCAGA GAGAAGCCGGGATGGAGACTCCAGACACCACAGAGAACTATGACATGATCACCGAGTTTGACTATGGGGATGCAACTCCATGCCACAAGGTGAATGAGAGGGCCATTTTGGCCCAACTGCTGCCCCCTCTGTACTCCTTGGTATTTGTCATTGGCCTGGTTGGAAACCTCCTGGTGGTCCTGGTCCTTGTGCAATACAAGAGGCTCAAAAACATGACCAACATCTACCTCCTGAACCTGGCCATTTCTGACCTGCTCTTCCTGTTCACACTGCCCTTCTTGATCTACTACAAGTTGATGGATGACTGGATCTTCGGTGATGCCATGTGTAAGGTCCTCTCTGGGTTTTATTACACAGGCTTGTACAGCGAGATCTTTTTCATCATCCTGCTGACGATTGATAGGTACCTGGCCATCGTCCATGCCGTGTTTGCCTTGAGGGCACGGACCGTCACTTTTAGTGTCATCACCAGCATCATCATTTGGGCCCTGGCCATCTTGGCTTCCTCGCCACTCATGTACTTTTCCAAGACCCAGTGGAACATCAGTCGCCACAGCTGCAACCTTCACTTTCCTTACGAAAGCTTTCAACAGTGGAAGCTGTTTCAGGCTCTGAAACTGAACCTCTTTGGGCTGGTGTTGCCTTTGTTGGTCATGATCATCTGCTACACAGGGATCATAAAGATTCTGCTCAGACGACCAAATGAGAAGAAATCCAAAGCTGTCCGTCTGATTTTTGTCATCATGatcatcttctttctcttttggacTCCGTACAATTTGACTGaacttatttctgttttccaagaATTCTTGTTCACCCATCCGTGTGAGCAGAACAGACAATTGGACCTGGCTATGGAAGTGACGGAGGTGATCGCCAACATGCACTGCTGTGTCAACCCAGTGATTTACGCCTTCGCCGGTGAGAGGTTCCGGAAGTACCTACGGCAGTTGTTCCACAGGCGTGTGGCTGTGCACCTGGTTAAATGGCTCCCCTTCCTCTCCGGGGACAGGCTGGAGAGGGTCAGCTCCACGTCTCCCTCCACAGGGGAGCATGAATTCTCTGCTGGACTCTGA